The Raphanus sativus cultivar WK10039 unplaced genomic scaffold, ASM80110v3 Scaffold4233, whole genome shotgun sequence nucleotide sequence AAGAGGTTGTTGCTCAGACCAAAGGGCAAGCCGGTTCCCTCCGTTGACATCCTGTCATCCACCAAAGCCATAGCCGGGCTGCTCATCACAGCCGTCAAAGCTGCTGTAGCCGCCGCAGAAACTCCAGCTCCCACGGCTGACACGTTTCCTTGCTTGGTCTCCATCGAGCACTTCACTCCTCCCTTCCTCTTACTCATTGGAGGCAAACCTGatcaacaataataaaaaaacaagttCACAACTCTAAACCATTCACAACAAGAACCTTTAG carries:
- the LOC130507258 gene encoding photosystem II reaction center W protein, chloroplastic-like, which translates into the protein LPPMSKRKGGVKCSMETKQGNVSAVGAGVSAAATAALTAVMSSPAMALVDDRMSTEGTGLPFGLSNNLLGWILLGVFGLIWTFYFTYTSSLDEDEESGLSL